The Pimelobacter simplex genomic sequence GCGGCCGCGGTCGGGGGTGAGCAGCACGAGGCAGGCGAGCACGACGAGCAGCGAGGGGACGAGCAGGAGCGGCTCGGTGAACGGCTCCGGGCCGTCCAGCCGGACGCCCACCGGGTGCTCGAAGCCCTGCGCGATCCGGCTCCAGCGGTCCAGCGCGGTGCCCGAGGTGCCCGCGGCGAGCCCGGCGAGGATCAGCGCACCCATGCCCGCCGGAGCGATCGCGACGACCCGGAAGGATCGGGGGAGCAGGGCGAGCGCGAGCACCCACACCGTGGTCGCCGCGAGGGCGATCAGCCCGACGGTCCGGGCGCCGTCGTCGGCCCAGGGGAGCGTCACGATCCCGGTCACGACCAGCGCGGCGCCGCTGGCCCCGGCGAGGAGCGTCTCGTGGTGGCGGGCGACCAGACCGGGGACGAGCAGCAGCCCGGCGGTGACGAGCAGCGACCAGCCGGTGCCCTCGATCCACAGCTCGCGCAGGGTCGGCTCGTCGAGTGCGAGGAGCAGGCCGCCGGTCCCGGTGCTCAGCCAGACCAGGCCGCTCGCGGCGGCCGCCGACCACAGCAGCGCGGGCGTGCGCTGAAGCCGGCCGACGAGGACCGCGCCGATGCCGACGGCGGTGAGCGCGTGGCCGGTGACGAGGTGGTGGTCGGTGGCGACCATCGCGCCGCCGTAGGCGACGACGAGGGCGATGCCCGCGATCACCTGCGGGGCGACCAGTCGCGGCTGTGCGCCGACGCGCAGCAGGCCGAGGGCGATGCCCGCGACGAGCGTCACCAGACCGGCCACGCACGCGACGGTGCCGTCGGCGGTGTCGCCGAACCACCCGGCGGCACCGGCGCCGACGACGTCGAGGGCGAGCATGCCGAGTGCGACGACGACCAGGGACTCCCCGGCGATGCGCAGCCCGATCCGGTGCAGGAGCAGGGCCGACGTACCGGCGGCGAGGGTGAAGCCGGCCAGGACCGCCGTACGGCCGCCGACGCCGAGCGTGGACCAGGAGACCGCGAGGAAGATGATCGCCGCGACCAGCAGGCAGAAGGCGCCGAGGCCGAGCAGGATCTTCGGCACCGACGCGAACGCGACGCCGCTGTGCGCTGCCGCCGGGGGCGGCGGGGGCGTGGCCGCGGCGCCCGGTCCGGCCGGGTACGGCGGGAGCGGCGGCGGAGGCGCCGGGATCGAGGTCGACCGCTTCGGCTCGACCGGCTGTCCCGGCGGCACCAGCGGTCCGCCGAGGGCGGACACGGCGACCGGCCGGGCGCCAGTGGTGGCCGCGCGGTGGGTGTCGCTCGCGCGGCGCAGCTCGGCCAGCAGGGTGTCGGCCCGGCCCAGCGTGCCGAAGAGGTCGACCGCCAGGGAATGGCGGACCAGCAGGTCGCAGGTCGGGCAGACGCGGACGCCGACCGGCAGGTCGGCGCGGCAGTCGGGACAGAGCGTCGGGTCGGCGTAGCGCATGGATCCATCTCCTCACGCGCCGCGGGGCCCCGGCATCGCGCGGGAACTCAGGTCCCCTGAGTACCCGCACTCAGGTCGGGAAGGTTCTCCACAGGCCGTCCCCAATTTTGGGGAGGAGGTCGGCGTTCCTGTGGACGACCTCCCGCGTGTCTGTGGACGACACGCCGAAGATCGGTGGATGACGAGAAACCCCCGAAAAACTTGGTGGAAACCCCTTGCGACAGGGTCGTGGACGGGCGTAGAACTTCTCCCACGCACTCCTCCGGGAGAGCGGGATCAGCCGGAAGGCGACGATCCAGCCGGCCAGGCCGAGACCTTCGGGTCGAGGCGAGGCGGCCCCTCACGGGGACGCCGGCCGCGCGAGCCGGGTGACGAGGCTCGTGGGATCTGTGCAGCCGGGTGATCGACCGGGAGCGTCACCAGTACCGGTCACCTTGAAGGGCCCTTGTGACTCATACTCACGAGGGCCCTTCGCCTTTTTCGCCTCCGCCCGCGGACCGTCCGGGCGCCGGGCACACTGGCCCCATGGAGCAGCCCGACCGTCCGCCGCTCGCCGTCCGGCTCGACCTGTCCCCGCACCCCGAGGGCGGGTGGTACCGCCGGACCTGGGCCTCGCCGGTCACCGTGACCCTGCCCGACGGACGGGTCCGGCCGACGGCCACGCTCATCTACTTCCTGCTGCCGGCGGGGGAGAGCTCGGCCTGGCACCGGGTCTCCTCCGACGAGATCTGGCTGGCGCACACCGGGACGGTGACCGTCGAGCTCGGCGGCGACGGTGCGGCACCCGACGCGGCCGGCGCGACCCGGCTGTCGATCGGGGGTACGACGGCGCAGGGACTCGTCCCGGCCGGCGTCTGGCAGCGCACGCTGGTCGCCGAGGCCGACGCGCTGGTCAGCTGCCTGGTCTCGCCGGGCTTCGACTTCGCCGACTTCGAGCTCGCGTGAGCGGTTCGTCCACAGGCGCCGGTGACCCGTTGCGGTTCCGTCGGACCCGGGTGGTTGAGTGACGTCCGTGGAGCCCACGACCGCCCAGCCGACCTACCGCTTCGCGCCCGCCCCGCCGGCGGCCGCGGTGCCGGTGCTCGACGCCTACCAGCGTCAGGTGGTCGATCACCCGGGCGGCCCGCTGCTGGTGCTCGCGGGCCCGGGCACGGGCAAGACGACCACGCTGGTCGAGGCGATCGTCGAGCGCATCGAGGGGCGCGGCGCGCGGCCCGACCAAGTGCTGGCGCTGACCTTCTCGCGCAAGGCCGCCGACCAGCTGCGCGACCGGGTCACCGCGCGGCTGGGCCGCACGACCGGCACCCAGCTGAGCTCGACCTTCCACTCCTTCGCCTACGCGCTGGTCCGGCGCTACGCCCCGGCCGGTCTCTACGAGGCGCCGCTGCGGCTGCTGTCCGCGCCCGAGCAGGACGTCGTGCTCCGCGAGCTGCTCGCCGACCACCCCGAGTCGGTGCGCTGGCCCGAGCGGTTCCGGCAGGCGATGGCGACCCGCGGTTTCGCGCGCGAGGTCCACGCCGTGCTCGGCCGCGCCCGGGAAAAGGGGCTCGACGGCGAGGCCCTGCGCCAGCTCGGCGAGACCGAGGGCATCGACGAGTACGTCGCCGCGGGGCTCTTCCTCGAGCAGTACCTCGACTCGCTCGACTCCCTCGGTGCCACCGACTACGCCGACCTCATCCGGCGGGCCTGCATCGAGGCCGAGGACCACCGCGACGAGCTGCGCGAGGAGTTCCGGCACGTCTTCGTCGACGAGTACCAGGACACCGACCCCGGTCAGGTCGCCCTGCTCCGTGCGCTCGCCGGCGACGGCCTCGACCTGGTCGCGGTGGGCGATCCGCACCAGTCGATCTACGGCTTCCGCGGGGCCGAGGTGCGCGGCATCCTCGAGTTCCCCACCGAGTTCCCCCAGGCCGACGGCTCGCCGGCCGATGTGGTCGCGCTGCGGACCGTGCGCAGGTTCGGCCCGGGCATCCTCGCCCCGGCCCAGCGGGTCGCGGGGCGGATCGGCCTGCGCGGCACGCTGCCGGCCCAGGCCCGCGAGCAGTTCCTGGCGCCCCAGGCCGAGAGCGCCGTTCGCGGCCAGGTCCAGGTCCGCACCTTCGACACCGAGCGGGCCGAGGCCGAGCACCTCGCCGACCTGCTGCGCCGCGCCCACCTCGAGGACGGTGTCCCCTGGGACGAGATGGCCGTGCTGGTGCGCTCGGGGCGGGCGAGCATCGCGCCGCTGCGCCGGGCGCTCGGCGCGGCCGGCGTACCGGTCGAGGTGGCGCGCGACGAGGTGCCGCTGGTCCGCGACCCCGCGGTGATGCCGCTGCTCGACGCGCTCCGCGCCGTGGTCAACCTCGACAACGACGATCCCGAACACGTCGAGCACGTCGATGCCGCCCGGGCCGAGGCGCTGCTCACCGGCCCGCTCGGCGGTCTCGACGCCGGTGATGTCCGGCGGCTGGCCCGGCTGCTGCGCCACCGCGAGAAGGACCACTGCCAAGAGTCCGGCGGGACGCCGCGCAGCTCGCGCGAGCTGGTCCGCCTCGCCGTCGTCGACCCGACCCTGCTGGCCGGCATCGACGCTCCCGAGATCGAGCGGGCGCGGGCGCTGGCCGCGCTGCTCGGTCAGGCCCGGGCCGACCTCGAGGCGGGCGCGAGCGCCGAGGACCTGCTCTGGACGCTGTGGTCCGGCACCAGCTGGCCCCACCGGCTGCGCCGCTCGGTCGAGTCCGGTGGCGGCGCCGCGCGCCGCGCGCACCGCGACCTCGACTCGATCTGCGCGCTCTTCGACGTCGCGGTCCGGGCGGGGGAGCGGCGCGAGCACCTCGCCGTCGCCCCCTTCCTCGAGGGCCTGGTCCAGCAGGAGATCCCGGCCGACACCCTCGCCGACCGCGGCGGGCGGGGCGCGGCCGTCCGGCTGCTCACCGCCCACCGCAGCAAGGGCCTGGAGTGGCGCCTCGTCGTGGCCGCCCACGTCCAGGCCGAGGGCTGGCCCGACCTGCGCCGGCGCTCGACCCTGCTCCAGGCCGACCGGATCGGCCCGTCCTCGGCCGGCGGCCTGGTCGGCTCGGTGGTGCCGCCGCTGACCGCACGCGAGCTGCTGATGGAGGAGCGCCGGCTGTTCTACGTCGCGTGCACCCGCGCGCGCGAGCGCCTGGTGGTGACCGCCGTCCGGTCCAGCGACGACGAGGGCGAGCAGCCCTCGCGCTTCCTCGACGAGCTCGGCTCCACCGTCGAGCACGTCGTCGGCCGGCCCCCGCGGCCGCTCTCGCTCGACGGGCTCGTGGCCGAGCTGCGCCGTACGGTCGCCGACCCCCGCTCCGACCCCGGCCTGCGCGATGCCGCCGCCCGGCGCCTGGCCCGGCTCGCCCGCGAGCGGGTGGGCCGGCGCGCAGCGGTCCCGGCCGCCGATCCGGCGACCTGGTGGGGCACCCGCGCCGCCAGCCGCTCGCCCGCCCCGATCCGCGACGAGGACCGCCCGGTCCCGGTCTCGGCGAGCATGCTCGACGCCCTGGCCGTCTGCCCGACCCAGTGGTTCCTCACCCGCGAGGCCGGCGGCATCGGCCGCGCCCACCAGTCGGCCAACCTCGGCGAGCTCGTCCACGCGCTCGCCGAGCGGGTCGCCTCCGGTGACGCCCCGCCCGACCCCGATGCGCTGATGGCCTACGTCGACGAGGTCTGGGACCGGCTCGACTTCCGCACCCCGTGGTCCAAGCAGCGCGAGCACGACCGGGTCCGCGCGGCGCTCGAGCGCTTCGTCGACTGGCACGAGGCCAATCCCCGCGCGCTCGTCGGCCGCGAGGAACGGTTCTCGACGGTGGTCGAGGTCGACGGCGAGCAGGTCCAGGTGACCGGCTACGCCGACCGCGTCGAGCTCGACGCCGACGGCCGGGTGGTCGTGGTCGACCTCAAGACCGGGCGTACCAAGCCGTCCGACACCTCGGTGCGCACCCACGTCCAGCTCGCGCTCTACCAGTACGCGGTCGACCACGGCGCGCTCGACGTCGAGCCCGACGAGGCGCCCTACCGGGCCGGCGGCGCCGAGCTGGTCCAGCTCGGGCTGCTCGACGGCGGTGAGCGCGCCACGGTCCAGCCCCAGGCGGTCCACGCCGAGGACGGTCCCGAGCGCGACGAGCTGCGCTCCCGGCTGGCCCATGCGGCCCACCTGATCCGCGAGGAGCACTTCCCGGCGGTGTCCGGCCAGCAGTGCCGGACCTGCTCCTTCCTGTCCCTGTGTCCGGCCAAGAGCGCGGGAGCGGTGGTGGCCCAGTGAGCACGACGACGATCCCCAT encodes the following:
- a CDS encoding SCO7613 C-terminal domain-containing membrane protein encodes the protein MRYADPTLCPDCRADLPVGVRVCPTCDLLVRHSLAVDLFGTLGRADTLLAELRRASDTHRAATTGARPVAVSALGGPLVPPGQPVEPKRSTSIPAPPPPLPPYPAGPGAAATPPPPPAAAHSGVAFASVPKILLGLGAFCLLVAAIIFLAVSWSTLGVGGRTAVLAGFTLAAGTSALLLHRIGLRIAGESLVVVALGMLALDVVGAGAAGWFGDTADGTVACVAGLVTLVAGIALGLLRVGAQPRLVAPQVIAGIALVVAYGGAMVATDHHLVTGHALTAVGIGAVLVGRLQRTPALLWSAAAASGLVWLSTGTGGLLLALDEPTLRELWIEGTGWSLLVTAGLLLVPGLVARHHETLLAGASGAALVVTGIVTLPWADDGARTVGLIALAATTVWVLALALLPRSFRVVAIAPAGMGALILAGLAAGTSGTALDRWSRIAQGFEHPVGVRLDGPEPFTEPLLLVPSLLVVLACLVLLTPDRGRNAPRVWAEVAGLTVGLGAATTLASYDVALALPAGVLALTAIGAAGLALSASGPRAGVLAAAAATVAGGAALTATPSATLTLALAGALSAAMLALAVLGRDAGRRLVGGLAAVPLLALATAAGVHVAGGGTAWVAIPVLLAVGRLALALPRVEVEAAAIGAAIVTFPVSLVATADPGGYTSLWLTVAGFIVCATALLHESRRWCAIGGVVLLVLASWVRLADLDVHAPEPYTLPLAAGLVALGLWRMQRSPSVGTAEALLPGLLVGTVPSLLWVLGDPVSLRALVLGAACLALTVAGAALRWSAPLVTGATVGAIVVLREIGPYAGDFPKWVWIGLAGALLTVVGITWERRLLEVRQAVGFLGRLR
- a CDS encoding cupin domain-containing protein translates to MEQPDRPPLAVRLDLSPHPEGGWYRRTWASPVTVTLPDGRVRPTATLIYFLLPAGESSAWHRVSSDEIWLAHTGTVTVELGGDGAAPDAAGATRLSIGGTTAQGLVPAGVWQRTLVAEADALVSCLVSPGFDFADFELA
- a CDS encoding ATP-dependent helicase encodes the protein MEPTTAQPTYRFAPAPPAAAVPVLDAYQRQVVDHPGGPLLVLAGPGTGKTTTLVEAIVERIEGRGARPDQVLALTFSRKAADQLRDRVTARLGRTTGTQLSSTFHSFAYALVRRYAPAGLYEAPLRLLSAPEQDVVLRELLADHPESVRWPERFRQAMATRGFAREVHAVLGRAREKGLDGEALRQLGETEGIDEYVAAGLFLEQYLDSLDSLGATDYADLIRRACIEAEDHRDELREEFRHVFVDEYQDTDPGQVALLRALAGDGLDLVAVGDPHQSIYGFRGAEVRGILEFPTEFPQADGSPADVVALRTVRRFGPGILAPAQRVAGRIGLRGTLPAQAREQFLAPQAESAVRGQVQVRTFDTERAEAEHLADLLRRAHLEDGVPWDEMAVLVRSGRASIAPLRRALGAAGVPVEVARDEVPLVRDPAVMPLLDALRAVVNLDNDDPEHVEHVDAARAEALLTGPLGGLDAGDVRRLARLLRHREKDHCQESGGTPRSSRELVRLAVVDPTLLAGIDAPEIERARALAALLGQARADLEAGASAEDLLWTLWSGTSWPHRLRRSVESGGGAARRAHRDLDSICALFDVAVRAGERREHLAVAPFLEGLVQQEIPADTLADRGGRGAAVRLLTAHRSKGLEWRLVVAAHVQAEGWPDLRRRSTLLQADRIGPSSAGGLVGSVVPPLTARELLMEERRLFYVACTRARERLVVTAVRSSDDEGEQPSRFLDELGSTVEHVVGRPPRPLSLDGLVAELRRTVADPRSDPGLRDAAARRLARLARERVGRRAAVPAADPATWWGTRAASRSPAPIRDEDRPVPVSASMLDALAVCPTQWFLTREAGGIGRAHQSANLGELVHALAERVASGDAPPDPDALMAYVDEVWDRLDFRTPWSKQREHDRVRAALERFVDWHEANPRALVGREERFSTVVEVDGEQVQVTGYADRVELDADGRVVVVDLKTGRTKPSDTSVRTHVQLALYQYAVDHGALDVEPDEAPYRAGGAELVQLGLLDGGERATVQPQAVHAEDGPERDELRSRLAHAAHLIREEHFPAVSGQQCRTCSFLSLCPAKSAGAVVAQ